One Brassica napus cultivar Da-Ae chromosome A5, Da-Ae, whole genome shotgun sequence DNA window includes the following coding sequences:
- the LOC106345605 gene encoding transcription factor MYB83, with translation MMMRNQDITTIRDKNKANNACGGNNNKPKLRKGLWSPDEDEKLIRYMLTNGQGCWSDIARNAGLLRCGKSCRLRWINYLRPDLKRGSFSPQEEDLIFHLHSILGNRWSQIATRLPGRTDNEIKNFWNSTLKKRLKNNNTSSGSSPNNSNSNSLEPIDQQVDMGGNSNPMMNSYHHQDDMMIVGNTMHMDSSSFYAPVVSGVGLNQLDPLISVPDHSRYQQMGNTGNNNVNGLGDYGSTVLDPISNRASVENEWFLPPSENTNGIACATSNNLNLEALDLCFSSKNMCHSESFKVGNIMGMENSSWEIENPKIGDWDLDSLIDNNSSFPFLDFQVE, from the exons ATGATGATGAGGAATCAGGACATTACTACGATCAGAGACAAGAACAAGGCAAATAATGCATGTGGTGGTAATAACAACAAACCGAAGCTAAGAAAGGGACTTTGGTCTCCTGATGAAGACGAGAAGCTCATAAGGTATATGTTGACCAATGGACAAGGGTGTTGGAGTGACATTGCTAGGAATGCTGGTCTCTTACGTTGTGGCAAAAGTTGTCGCCTTCGTTGGATCAATTACTTGAGGCCTGATCTTAAACGTGGCTCTTTCTCTCCTCAAGAAGAAGATCTCATCTTCCATTTGCATTCCATTCTTGGTAAcag GTGGTCTCAAATAGCCACTCGGCTTCCAGGAAGGACAGACAACGAGATCAAAAACTTTTGGAACTCGACATTGAAGAAGAGGCTTAAGAACAACAACACTTCTTCAGGTTCATCACCTAATAATAGTAATAGTAACTCTTTGGAACCAATAGATCAACAAGTGGACATGGGAGGCAACTCAAATCCAATGATGAATAGCTATCATCATCAAGATGACATGATGATAGTGGGGAACACCATGCACATGGACTCTTCCTCATTTTATGCACCCGTGGTTAGTGGTGTGGGATTAAACCAACTTGATCCATTGATATCAGTACCGGATCATAGCCGATATCAACAAATGGGAAACACAGGGAACAACAACGTTAATGGGTTAGGAGATTATGGAAGCACAGTTCTTGATCCGATCAGCAATAGAGCATCAGTAGAAAATGAATGGTTTCTTCCACCGTCCGAGAATACCAATGGCATTGCTTGTGCCACAAGCAACAACCTAAACTTAGAAGCCCTTGATCTTTGCTTCAGTAGCAAAAATATGTGTCATTCAGAAAGCTTCAAAGTAGGGAACATTATGGGTATGGAGAATAGTTCTTGGGAAATAGAAAACCCTAAAATCGGAGATTGGGATTTGGATAGTCTCATCGATAACAACTCTTCTTTCCCCTTCCTTGATTTCCAAGTTGAATGA
- the BNAC05G44020D gene encoding uncharacterized protein BNAC05G44020D, translating to MERREEEHYSNYFVQSPSSVFHDLESEFQSPSQYDSVPLVLVRLDESPKHSDFLKYSESKCVIEDDDEKRLMPLRSPSSGWWIVLQILWRFLFSFGVALLVFYIATQPPHPDISLRIGRINQFILQEGVDSHGVTTMLLTFNCTTNLIVDNKSNVFGLHIHPPSIKFFFGPLNFAKMKGTKLYASSHESTTFQLYIGTKNQAMYGAGREMADLLQSKAGLPLILRMNLISDFRVVWNIINPKYQHSVECLLFLSSSGRHNQATVVREKCRLLS from the exons atggagagaagagaggaggaaCATTACTCGAACTACTTCGTCCAAAGCCCTTCATCGGTTTTCCACGACCTAGAATCCGAGTTCCAGTCCCCATCCCAATATGACTCAGTGCCATTGGTCTTAGTCCGCCTCGATGAATCCCCTAAGCACTCAGATTTCTTGAAATACTCTGAAAGCAAATGTGTCAttgaggatgatgatgagaagaggTTGATGCCATTGCGGAGCCCCAGTTCGGGTTGGTGGATAGTGCTACAAATATTATGGAGGTTTCTGTTTAGCTTTGGAGTGGCATTGCTTGTCTTCTACATTGCTACTCAGCCTCCTCATCCTGACATTTCTCTTAGA ATTGGAAGGATCAATCAGTTCATATTACAAGAAGGTGTGGATTCACATGGAGTGACGACTATGTTACTCACTTTCAATTGCACTACCAATCTCATAGTGGATAACAAGTCTAATGTCTTTGGCCTTCACATTCATCCTCCATCTATCAAATTCTTCTTTGGCCCACTCAACTTTGCAAAGATGAAA GGAACGAAATTGTATGCGTCAAGCCATGAGTCAACAACGTTTCAGCTATACATAGGAACAAAGAACCAGGCAATGTATGGGGCAGGGAGAGAGATGGCGGATTTGCTTCAATCAAAAGCTGGATTGCCTCTAATTTTACGGATGAACCTAATCTCTGACTTTCGAGTTGTCTGGAATATCATAAACCCCAAGTACCAGCACAGTGTCGAGTGTTTATTGTTTCTTTCAAGCAGTGGGAGACACAACCAAGCCACAGTGGTAAGAGAAAAATGTAGattgttatcttaa
- the LOC106345607 gene encoding protein DETOXIFICATION 43-like isoform X2, protein MWTKMNERMLMEFVYKLEPNTGTYLYWSQVLLLAHAYLLSSLNSPEHSLVAPLISGSRDYISVDYIQMNHGSSNVGNEIDENALGKMAFYILRSVDTTSTKTVVSKRRSRSMTETGDLNSVPAIGIRPIPFLFIFKDLTHVFSMDPIGREILSMAFPAALALASDPVASLIDTAFIGRLGAVELAAVGVSIAIFQQASRITIFPIVSVTTSFVAEEDTLEKIKEEEEEANKAKNVHANTLAIQDSLEKGVTSTTSNNKNQPQQTPVDVKLTSDTKSNNGNKANKKGKKTIKSASTAMIIGLTLGLVQAIVLIFSSKVLIGIMGVKPNSAVLSPAQKYLTIRSLGAPALLLSLSMQGIFRGFKDTKTPLYATVASDGLNIIIDPIFIFVLRLGVSGAAIAHVISQYFMLLILLIRLAKEVNLMPPKFGDLQFGKFIRNGGLMLARTIAVTFCQTLAASMAARLGTTPMAAFQICLQVWLTSSMLADGLAVAGQAILACNFAEKDYNKVTAAASRVIQMSLVLGLGLSVFVGLGLYFGSGVFSKDPAVIHLIAIGIPFVAATQPINSLTFVLDGVNFGASDFAYTAYSMVGVAAVSIAAVIYMAKVNGFVGIWIALTIYMGLRAVTGIGRMATGTGPWKFLRGRSPSSS, encoded by the exons ATGTGGACAAAAATGAATGAAAGAATGTTAATGGAATTTGTGTATAAATTGGAGCCAAATACTGGCACATACTTATATTGGAGCCAAGTACTACTACTGGCACACGCCTATTTATTATCCAGTTTAAACTCTCCGGAACACTCACTTGTAGCACCACTCATCTCAGGTTCACGTGATTATATAAGCGTTGACTACATACAG aTGAATCACGGAAGTAGTAATGTTGGTAATGAAATAGACGAGAATGCTTTGGGAAAGATGGCCTTTTATATCTTACGGTCTGTTG ACACGACAAGTACAAAGACAGTAGTCTCCAAGAGGAGAAGTCGATCGATGACAGAAACTGGTGATCTTAATTCCGTTCCAGCCATCGGGATCAGGCCGATCCCATTTCTTTTTATCTTCAAAGATTTAAC CCATGTATTCAGTATGGATCCAATTGGGCGAGAGATACTAAGCATGGCCTTTCCAGCGGCTTTAGCTTTAGCTTCTGATCCAGTAGCCTCTCTGATTGACACTGCTTTTATAGGACGTTTAGGAGCGGTTGAGCTAGCAGCGGTTGGAGTATCCATTGCGATATTCCAACAAGCTTCTAGAATCACGATATTCCCAATTGTGAGCGTCACAACTTCCTTTGTGGCTGAGGAAGACACattggaaaaaataaaagaagaagaagaagaagcaaacaaAGCCAAGAATGTTCATGCAAATACTTTGGCTATTCAAGATTCCTTGGAAAAAGGCGTTACGTCAACCACAAGTAACAACAAAAACCAGCCGCAGCAAACGCCAg TTGACGTGAAACTAACTTCGGATACAAAGTCAAACAACGGAAACAAAGCAAATAAGAAAGGAAAGAAGACTATCAAATCAGCATCAACGGCCATGATCATAGGTTTGACCCTAGGCCTTGTGCAAGCTATTGTCTTGATTTTCAGCTCGAAGGTGCTTATAGGCATCATGGGAGTTAAACcg AATTCGGCAGTTTTATCACCAGCGCAAAAGTACTTGACCATACGATCATTAGGTGCTCCTGCATTGCTTTTGTCGCTTTCAATGCAAGGCATCTTCCGTGGCTTTAAGGACACCAAAACTCCTCTTTATGCTACTG TTGCATCAGATGGTCTCAATATCATTATCGACCCCATTTTCATATTTGTGCTTCGCCTTGGCGTCAGCGGTGCCGCCATTGCTCATGTCATTTCTCA GTACTTCATGCTTCTTATATTGTTGATCCGCCTCGCTAAAGAAGTTAATTTGATGCCACCAAAATTTGGCGACCTACAGTTCGGAAAGTTCATTAGAAATG GGGGATTAATGCTGGCAAGGACCATAGCTGTGACATTTTGTCAGACCTTAGCAGCATCAATGGCGGCTCGGCTCGGAACGACACCAATGGCTGCATTCCAGATATGTTTACAAGTCTGGTTAACGTCTTCTATGCTTGCTGATGGTCTTGCCGTTGCTGGTCAG GCGATTCTGGCTTGTAATTTTGCCGAAAAGGACTACAACAAAGTGACCGCTGCTGCGTCACGTGTTATACAG ATGAGTTTGGTGTTAGGACTTGGACTGTCCGTTTTTGTCGGACTGGGTCTATACTTTGGTTCCGGGGTATTCTCCAAGGATCCTGCCGTTATTCACCTCATAGCCATTGGAATACCG TTTGTAGCAGCGACACAGCCAATAAACTCACTCACTTTTGTATTGGACGGAGTCAATTTTGGAGCATCTGATTTTGCTTACACTGCATACTCCATG GTAGGAGTTGCGGCCGTAAGCATTGCAGCAGTTATTTACATGGCGAAGGTCAATGGTTTTGTAGGAATATGGATAGCTCTTACGATCTATATGGGTCTCCGTGCTGTTACAGGAATTGGCAG GATGGCAACAGGAACCGGACCGTGGAAATTCTTGCGTGGACGATCCCCTTCATCTTCCTAG
- the LOC106345607 gene encoding protein DETOXIFICATION 43-like isoform X1, with translation MTETGDLNSVPAIGIRPIPFLFIFKDLTHVFSMDPIGREILSMAFPAALALASDPVASLIDTAFIGRLGAVELAAVGVSIAIFQQASRITIFPIVSVTTSFVAEEDTLEKIKEEEEEANKAKNVHANTLAIQDSLEKGVTSTTSNNKNQPQQTPVDVKLTSDTKSNNGNKANKKGKKTIKSASTAMIIGLTLGLVQAIVLIFSSKVLIGIMGVKPNSAVLSPAQKYLTIRSLGAPALLLSLSMQGIFRGFKDTKTPLYATVASDGLNIIIDPIFIFVLRLGVSGAAIAHVISQYFMLLILLIRLAKEVNLMPPKFGDLQFGKFIRNGGLMLARTIAVTFCQTLAASMAARLGTTPMAAFQICLQVWLTSSMLADGLAVAGQAILACNFAEKDYNKVTAAASRVIQMSLVLGLGLSVFVGLGLYFGSGVFSKDPAVIHLIAIGIPFVAATQPINSLTFVLDGVNFGASDFAYTAYSMVGVAAVSIAAVIYMAKVNGFVGIWIALTIYMGLRAVTGIGRMATGTGPWKFLRGRSPSSS, from the exons ATGACAGAAACTGGTGATCTTAATTCCGTTCCAGCCATCGGGATCAGGCCGATCCCATTTCTTTTTATCTTCAAAGATTTAAC CCATGTATTCAGTATGGATCCAATTGGGCGAGAGATACTAAGCATGGCCTTTCCAGCGGCTTTAGCTTTAGCTTCTGATCCAGTAGCCTCTCTGATTGACACTGCTTTTATAGGACGTTTAGGAGCGGTTGAGCTAGCAGCGGTTGGAGTATCCATTGCGATATTCCAACAAGCTTCTAGAATCACGATATTCCCAATTGTGAGCGTCACAACTTCCTTTGTGGCTGAGGAAGACACattggaaaaaataaaagaagaagaagaagaagcaaacaaAGCCAAGAATGTTCATGCAAATACTTTGGCTATTCAAGATTCCTTGGAAAAAGGCGTTACGTCAACCACAAGTAACAACAAAAACCAGCCGCAGCAAACGCCAg TTGACGTGAAACTAACTTCGGATACAAAGTCAAACAACGGAAACAAAGCAAATAAGAAAGGAAAGAAGACTATCAAATCAGCATCAACGGCCATGATCATAGGTTTGACCCTAGGCCTTGTGCAAGCTATTGTCTTGATTTTCAGCTCGAAGGTGCTTATAGGCATCATGGGAGTTAAACcg AATTCGGCAGTTTTATCACCAGCGCAAAAGTACTTGACCATACGATCATTAGGTGCTCCTGCATTGCTTTTGTCGCTTTCAATGCAAGGCATCTTCCGTGGCTTTAAGGACACCAAAACTCCTCTTTATGCTACTG TTGCATCAGATGGTCTCAATATCATTATCGACCCCATTTTCATATTTGTGCTTCGCCTTGGCGTCAGCGGTGCCGCCATTGCTCATGTCATTTCTCA GTACTTCATGCTTCTTATATTGTTGATCCGCCTCGCTAAAGAAGTTAATTTGATGCCACCAAAATTTGGCGACCTACAGTTCGGAAAGTTCATTAGAAATG GGGGATTAATGCTGGCAAGGACCATAGCTGTGACATTTTGTCAGACCTTAGCAGCATCAATGGCGGCTCGGCTCGGAACGACACCAATGGCTGCATTCCAGATATGTTTACAAGTCTGGTTAACGTCTTCTATGCTTGCTGATGGTCTTGCCGTTGCTGGTCAG GCGATTCTGGCTTGTAATTTTGCCGAAAAGGACTACAACAAAGTGACCGCTGCTGCGTCACGTGTTATACAG ATGAGTTTGGTGTTAGGACTTGGACTGTCCGTTTTTGTCGGACTGGGTCTATACTTTGGTTCCGGGGTATTCTCCAAGGATCCTGCCGTTATTCACCTCATAGCCATTGGAATACCG TTTGTAGCAGCGACACAGCCAATAAACTCACTCACTTTTGTATTGGACGGAGTCAATTTTGGAGCATCTGATTTTGCTTACACTGCATACTCCATG GTAGGAGTTGCGGCCGTAAGCATTGCAGCAGTTATTTACATGGCGAAGGTCAATGGTTTTGTAGGAATATGGATAGCTCTTACGATCTATATGGGTCTCCGTGCTGTTACAGGAATTGGCAG GATGGCAACAGGAACCGGACCGTGGAAATTCTTGCGTGGACGATCCCCTTCATCTTCCTAG
- the LOC106452857 gene encoding uncharacterized protein LOC106452857 yields MAVSKAIVIPLLLVLCAAALGAPAYEGFLRNGNFEESPKKTDMKKTVLLGKTALPEWVTTGFVEYIAGGPQPGGMYFPVAHGVHAVRLGNEAKISQKLKVKPGSLYALTFGASRTCAQDEVLRVSVPPQSGDLPLQTLYNSFGGDVYAWAFVAKTSVVTVTFHNPGVQEDPACGPLLDAVAIKELVHPMYTKGNLVKNGGFEEGPHRLVNSTQGVLLPPKQEDLTSPLPGWIIESLKAVKFIDSKYFNVPFGQAAIELLAGRESAIAQVIRTSPGQTYTLSFAVGDAKNDCHGSMMVEAFAARDTLKVPHTSVGGGHFKMASFKFKAIGARTRITFFSGYYHSKKMDMGSLCGPVIDQIVVSRVA; encoded by the exons ATGGCGGTGTCTAAAGCCATTGTTATACCTCTCTTACTAGTCTTATGTGCTGCTGCTCTTGGAGCTCCTGCCTATGAAG GCTTTCTTCGCAATGGTAACTTCGAGGAGTCACCAAAGAAGACCGACATGAAAAAAACAGTTCTACTCGGCAAAACCGCCTTGCCCGAGTGGGTAACCACCGGTTTCGTCGAGTACATCGCCGGTGGTCCTCAACCGGGAGGAATGTACTTCCCCGTAGCGCACGGCGTCCACGCCGTGAGGCTCGGTAACGAGGCCAAGATCTCTCAGAAACTAAAAGTCAAGCCGGGCTCTCTCTACGCGCTCACGTTCGGCGCGTCAAGAACTTGCGCGCAAGACGAGGTCCTTCGCGTCTCTGTGCCTCCTCAGTCCGGTGACTTGCCGCTTCAGACGCTCTACAACAGCTTCGGTGGTGACGTGTACGCTTGGGCTTTCGTGGCCAAGACTTCTGTGGTTACGGTGACTTTCCATAATCCTGGAGTTCAAGAAGATCCAGCTTGTGGTCCTTTGTTGGACGCTGTCGCCATTAAAGAGCTTGTTCATCCAATGTACACCAAAG GGAACTTAGTGAAGAACGGTGGATTTGAAGAAGGTCCTCACCGTCTAGTGAACTCAACACAAGGAGTCCTTCTCCCACCTAAACAAGAAGATCTCACATCACCCTTACCAGGATGGATCATTGAGTCACTAAAGGCAGTTAAATTCATAGACTCCAAGTACTTCAATGTCCCCTTTGGACAAGCCGCGATCGAGCTTCTTGCAGGGAGAGAAAGTGCCATTGCACAAGTCATTAGAACTTCACCCGGTCAAACATACACACTCTCCTTTGCCGTTGGAGATGCTAAAAACGACTGCCATGGATCCATGATGGTTGAGGCTTTTGCGGCCAGAGATACACTGAAAGTGCCACACACTTCGGTTGGTGGAGGTCACTTTAAGATGGCAAGTTTCAAGTTCAAGGCGATTGGGGCAAGAACTAGGATTACTTTTTTCAGTGGCTATTACCATAGCAAGAAAATGGATATGGGATCTCTCTGTGGACCTGTCATTGATCAGATTGTGGTTTCTCGTGTCGCTTAG
- the LOC106452860 gene encoding glycine-rich RNA-binding protein 4, mitochondrial-like, protein MRYGIEMLVRRVSAIPQHSIPSSFHLLPRFCSSSSASPSSKLFIGGLSYSVDEQSLKDAFSSFGKIEEVRIAYDKGSGRSRGFGFVDFAEKDDALSAKHAMDGKGLFGRPLRIGFALQKVRGGPVVVQRFGKPNSDREKKVFK, encoded by the exons ATGAGGTATGGTATTGAGATGCTTGTGAGACGAGTTTCAGCGATACCTCAACATTCGATTCCTTCTAGCTtccatcttcttcctcgttttTGCTCATCTTCTTCTGCTTCGCCTAGTTCCAAGCTGTTCATTGGAG GATTATCTTACTCTGTGGACGAACAATCTCTCAAAGACGCTTTCTCTTCCTTCGGGAAGATCGAAGAAG tTAGGATTGCTTACGACAAGGGAAGTGGGAGGTCAAGAGGATTCGGTTTTGTTGATTTTGCTGAGAAAGACGATGCTCTTTCTGCAAAACACGCCATGGATGGAaag GGATTATTTGGTCGGCCATTGAGGATAGGTTTTGCACTTCAGAAGGTGCGTGGTGGTCCTGTGGTTGTTCAACGTTTTGGGAAACCTAATAGCGACAGAGAGAAGAAGGTCTTCAAGTGA